A genome region from Flavobacterium sp. CFS9 includes the following:
- a CDS encoding PhzF family phenazine biosynthesis protein, which yields MEGRKALEYYVLDVFSNESYKGNPLSVVFTDGNLKLETYQDISKEFGYSETSFVYYSTREKALMVRSFTPTGIEIDGAGHNLLGAVCGALLKGMAIFDEQNESEQFVIMNHSAIPLTVTLDPVTFYPLVQMHQKSAVIKDEIPTYKIAVALGLKIEDLDVNAFVPTIVNTEVAHAMVPIKSSEILNSFVPDNQLLIEISKEYKFEGFYCFTIANENQEHIVETRFFNPIIGINEDPATGTAAGPLIGFLTQKKFTKSDKEYKILQGVRLKQPSMIEVMNREEDILVGGSSTITMRGELYL from the coding sequence ATGGAGGGAAGAAAAGCACTAGAATATTACGTTTTAGATGTATTCTCAAACGAAAGTTACAAAGGAAATCCGCTTTCTGTGGTTTTTACCGATGGTAATTTAAAACTGGAAACGTATCAGGATATTTCTAAAGAATTTGGCTACTCCGAAACCTCTTTTGTTTATTATTCCACAAGAGAAAAAGCTCTGATGGTTCGTTCGTTTACCCCAACAGGAATCGAGATCGATGGCGCGGGACATAATTTACTTGGTGCCGTCTGTGGCGCTCTTTTAAAAGGAATGGCCATTTTTGATGAGCAAAACGAAAGTGAACAATTTGTGATCATGAATCATTCTGCCATTCCGTTAACCGTTACTTTAGATCCGGTTACTTTTTACCCTCTTGTTCAAATGCATCAAAAATCAGCAGTCATTAAGGACGAAATTCCAACGTATAAAATTGCCGTCGCACTTGGTTTAAAAATTGAAGATTTAGATGTAAATGCTTTTGTTCCTACCATAGTCAATACCGAAGTTGCCCATGCAATGGTTCCCATAAAAAGCAGTGAGATACTCAATAGTTTTGTTCCGGACAACCAGCTTTTAATCGAAATTTCGAAAGAATATAAATTCGAAGGATTTTATTGTTTCACCATAGCTAATGAAAATCAGGAGCATATCGTCGAAACGAGATTCTTCAACCCCATTATCGGAATAAATGAAGATCCTGCTACCGGAACAGCAGCGGGTCCTTTAATTGGCTTTTTAACACAAAAGAAATTCACTAAATCCGACAAAGAATACAAAATTCTTCAGGGGGTAAGATTAAAACAGCCCTCAATGATTGAAGTAATGAATCGCGAAGAAGATATTTTAGTAGGTGGTTCCTCGACCATAACGATGCGGGGAGAACTTTACTTATAA
- a CDS encoding CDGSH iron-sulfur domain-containing protein, translated as MSKTKLIINKNGSIKIEGDFEIMDSEGAVYGLQGRSALGLCRCGLSANKPFCDGGHRNNFEHESKAFDLPPMKTN; from the coding sequence ATGAGCAAGACAAAACTTATCATCAATAAAAACGGATCGATTAAAATAGAAGGTGACTTCGAAATCATGGATTCTGAAGGAGCTGTTTACGGACTACAAGGAAGATCGGCATTGGGTCTTTGCCGTTGTGGATTATCGGCAAACAAGCCTTTTTGCGATGGCGGACACCGTAATAATTTCGAACACGAGTCTAAAGCATTCGATTTACCACCAATGAAAACAAACTAA
- a CDS encoding DinB family protein — MKKLVTPLLLLCFVLASAQTQKTVSSDWTSFNQTIEIQSPVKKKFKVIASVKVESTEPQAWAGVWARVDTKNEEEGFFDNMRDRPIKSNEWKSYTVEGTIDKNSKSLSFGGLCLYNGKFYFDKFELLIENEKGVFEPLAVLNPSFETPLKNGEIPKWGLGISKDASVKVKEYKITQDKSSTDGKNSLLLEGSGIKPRAEAKIGNVEGASPKIGDMISMLEDLKARVERTVKNMNQYEIDYLHDAEANRIGALVMHLAAAEKYYQVFTFENRDFNEEEKKQWNAALNLDQGGRDEFKGHDIQYYLDIYNEVRAKTISELKKRDDAWFAEVQTKYDMSNQYCWFHVMEHQSSHLGQILFLKKRIPPQQKPTLPKEIKK, encoded by the coding sequence ATGAAAAAATTGGTGACCCCATTGTTGCTTTTATGTTTTGTTTTGGCAAGTGCCCAGACGCAAAAGACGGTTTCGAGTGATTGGACCTCTTTCAATCAAACGATAGAAATTCAGTCTCCTGTTAAGAAAAAGTTTAAAGTAATTGCATCAGTAAAAGTAGAAAGTACCGAACCTCAGGCCTGGGCAGGAGTTTGGGCAAGAGTTGATACGAAGAATGAAGAGGAAGGTTTTTTTGATAACATGAGAGACAGACCAATTAAATCAAACGAATGGAAATCTTATACCGTAGAAGGAACGATCGATAAGAACAGTAAATCACTTAGTTTTGGAGGTTTGTGTTTGTATAATGGTAAATTCTATTTTGATAAATTCGAATTGCTGATCGAGAATGAAAAAGGTGTTTTTGAACCGTTGGCAGTTTTAAATCCAAGTTTTGAAACTCCTTTGAAAAATGGTGAAATTCCGAAATGGGGTTTAGGCATTTCAAAAGACGCAAGTGTAAAAGTTAAAGAGTACAAAATTACGCAGGACAAATCCAGTACTGACGGAAAAAACAGTTTGCTGCTGGAAGGAAGCGGGATTAAGCCGCGAGCAGAAGCAAAGATTGGGAATGTGGAAGGAGCATCGCCAAAAATTGGAGATATGATATCGATGCTTGAAGATCTTAAAGCCCGTGTAGAAAGAACAGTGAAGAACATGAATCAGTACGAAATTGATTATTTGCACGACGCCGAAGCGAACCGAATTGGTGCATTAGTGATGCATTTGGCCGCTGCCGAAAAATACTATCAGGTTTTTACATTCGAAAACAGAGATTTTAATGAAGAGGAAAAGAAACAATGGAATGCTGCTTTAAATCTGGATCAGGGTGGGCGAGATGAATTTAAAGGACATGATATTCAATATTATTTAGACATCTACAATGAAGTAAGAGCCAAAACAATTTCGGAGCTAAAGAAAAGAGACGATGCCTGGTTTGCTGAAGTTCAGACCAAGTATGACATGAGTAATCAATATTGCTGGTTTCATGTTATGGAGCATCAGTCGAGTCATCTAGGGCAGATTTTGTTTTTGAAGAAACGTATTCCGCCTCAGCAAAAACCAACCTTACCAAAAGAAATCAAAAAGTAA
- the metG gene encoding methionine--tRNA ligase produces the protein MIQNPKRYTITAALPYTNGPIHIGHLAGVYVPADIYSRYLRLQGKDVAFICGSDEHGVAISMKAKKEGVTPQQVIDKYDGVIRKSFADFGISFDNYSRTSAKIHHDTASEFFRTLYDKGDFIEEVTEQLYDAKANQFLADRFVVGTCPKCDNPEAYGDQCEKCGSTLNATDLINPKSTITGETPVLKSTKHWFLPLDRYTEFLTEWILEGHKSDWKANVYGQVKSWIDAGLEPRAVTRDLDWGIDVPVEGAEGKKLYVWFDAPIGYISSTKEWAAREGKDWEPYWKDEDTKLVHFIGKDNIVFHCIIFPAMLKAEGSYILPDNVPANEFLNLEGNKLSTSKNWAVWLHEYLEEFPEKQDVLRYALTSNAPETKDNDFTWKDFQARNNNELVAIFGNFINRVVVLTNKYYNGFIPKPNEFTEVDEAALAELKAYPAVISSSVERYRFREALGELMNVARLGNKYLADEEPWKVMKDNPERVKTQMYVALQIAAALSVLAEPFLPFTAAKLSRILRNEGKLQWNDVTENSELIPDGHQIGEAELLFAKIEDEEIQKQIDKLEATKTANLAESKQPEPQKDLIQFEDFAKMDIRVGTILEAEKMPKANKLLVLKVDTGIDVRTIVSGIAESFSPEEIIGKRVSVLANLAPRALRGVESQGMILMTTNAEGKLVFINPDADAPNGETVN, from the coding sequence ATGATACAGAATCCAAAGAGATATACTATCACAGCAGCCTTACCTTACACCAACGGACCTATACATATTGGGCATTTGGCGGGGGTTTACGTGCCTGCAGATATTTATTCAAGATATTTACGTTTACAAGGAAAAGACGTTGCATTTATTTGTGGAAGCGATGAACATGGTGTTGCAATTTCGATGAAAGCCAAAAAAGAAGGAGTTACACCGCAACAAGTTATTGATAAATACGACGGAGTTATCCGTAAATCATTTGCTGATTTTGGAATTTCGTTTGACAATTATTCCAGAACTTCAGCTAAAATTCATCATGATACGGCTTCTGAATTCTTTAGAACCTTGTACGACAAAGGCGATTTTATTGAAGAAGTAACCGAACAATTGTACGATGCCAAAGCCAATCAGTTTCTGGCAGATCGTTTTGTGGTAGGAACCTGCCCTAAATGTGACAATCCGGAAGCTTATGGAGATCAGTGTGAAAAATGCGGATCGACATTGAATGCTACCGATTTGATTAACCCGAAATCGACAATTACCGGAGAAACTCCGGTTTTAAAATCGACTAAACACTGGTTCTTACCCCTTGACCGATATACTGAATTTTTAACCGAATGGATTCTAGAAGGTCACAAAAGCGACTGGAAAGCCAATGTTTACGGACAGGTAAAATCATGGATTGATGCCGGATTAGAGCCTCGTGCCGTAACGCGTGACCTTGACTGGGGAATTGACGTTCCGGTTGAAGGTGCCGAAGGAAAAAAACTATACGTTTGGTTTGATGCTCCTATCGGTTATATCTCCTCTACTAAAGAATGGGCTGCCCGCGAAGGAAAAGACTGGGAACCGTACTGGAAAGACGAAGACACTAAACTGGTTCATTTTATCGGGAAAGACAATATTGTTTTTCACTGTATCATTTTCCCGGCGATGCTTAAAGCCGAAGGAAGCTATATCTTACCGGACAACGTTCCTGCAAATGAGTTTTTGAATTTGGAAGGAAACAAACTTTCGACTTCTAAAAACTGGGCGGTTTGGCTGCACGAATATTTAGAAGAATTTCCGGAGAAACAAGACGTTCTTCGTTATGCCCTAACTTCGAATGCCCCGGAAACTAAGGATAATGATTTTACATGGAAAGATTTCCAGGCAAGAAACAACAACGAATTAGTTGCTATTTTCGGAAACTTTATCAACCGTGTGGTGGTTTTAACCAATAAATATTACAACGGATTTATTCCAAAACCAAACGAATTTACTGAGGTTGACGAAGCTGCTTTAGCTGAACTAAAAGCGTATCCGGCTGTAATTTCGAGTTCGGTAGAACGATACAGATTCCGTGAAGCTTTGGGTGAGTTGATGAACGTTGCTCGTTTAGGAAATAAATATCTTGCTGACGAAGAGCCTTGGAAAGTCATGAAAGACAATCCGGAGCGTGTAAAAACTCAAATGTATGTGGCTCTGCAAATTGCTGCTGCGTTGAGCGTTTTGGCTGAGCCGTTTTTACCTTTTACTGCCGCTAAATTATCCCGAATATTAAGAAATGAAGGCAAACTGCAATGGAATGACGTTACTGAAAATTCAGAATTAATTCCTGACGGACACCAAATTGGTGAAGCCGAATTGCTTTTTGCAAAAATAGAAGACGAAGAAATACAAAAACAAATAGACAAATTGGAAGCTACAAAAACCGCAAATCTTGCCGAAAGCAAACAACCTGAACCACAAAAAGATCTTATTCAGTTTGAAGATTTCGCCAAAATGGACATTCGTGTGGGAACTATTCTGGAAGCCGAAAAAATGCCTAAAGCCAACAAACTTTTGGTTCTTAAAGTGGATACCGGAATTGACGTGCGTACGATTGTTTCTGGAATTGCCGAAAGCTTTTCACCGGAAGAAATTATCGGAAAACGTGTTTCGGTTTTAGCCAACTTAGCGCCAAGAGCCTTACGCGGTGTAGA